In one window of Campylobacter hepaticus DNA:
- the gltX gene encoding glutamate--tRNA ligase, with product MYRFAPSPTGDMHIGNLRAALFNYICAKQKHTDFILRIEDTDQIRNIEGKEEEIKEILNIFGISWQHFYIQSQNLKFHRQMALKLVNEKKAFACFCTQEELQSKKELAKKQGKPYRYDGTCEHLSNIDILTCEKPFVIRIKKPNHNIKFKDFIKGELDFKPQDIDSFVIMRTDKTPTYNFACAVDDMLENITCIIRGEDHVSNTPKQEHIRASLAYTNTITYAHLPIILNEENTKMSKREAHSSVKWLLDQGILPSSIANYLIMLGNKTPCEIFTLEEAIEWFDITKISKAPAKFDLKKLLQINREHIKRMPNEKLNQLLNLNKDLAELAKFYTQEASTTKELKEKIQTIFQIKDYQEFQTECTILKDILKRITLFENYEDFKKELLNQSGLKGKKFFMPLRIILTGNTYGPELSDLYPYIKQFIHELARI from the coding sequence ATGTATCGTTTTGCACCTTCTCCAACAGGCGATATGCATATAGGAAATTTACGCGCAGCTTTATTTAATTATATTTGCGCAAAACAAAAACATACAGATTTTATTCTACGTATTGAAGATACAGATCAAATAAGAAATATAGAAGGTAAAGAAGAAGAAATCAAAGAAATTTTAAATATTTTTGGTATTTCATGGCAACATTTTTATATACAAAGTCAAAATTTAAAATTTCATCGTCAAATGGCCCTAAAACTTGTAAACGAAAAAAAAGCATTTGCTTGTTTTTGTACTCAAGAAGAACTTCAAAGCAAAAAAGAATTAGCCAAAAAACAAGGCAAACCTTACCGCTATGATGGCACTTGCGAGCATTTAAGCAATATTGATATTTTAACATGCGAAAAACCCTTTGTTATTCGCATTAAAAAACCTAACCATAATATAAAATTTAAAGATTTTATAAAAGGCGAACTCGATTTCAAACCTCAAGATATAGATTCTTTTGTAATCATGAGAACTGATAAAACTCCAACTTATAATTTTGCTTGTGCAGTAGATGATATGCTTGAAAATATAACTTGTATCATACGCGGGGAAGATCATGTTTCTAACACCCCAAAACAAGAACATATTCGTGCTAGTCTAGCTTATACTAATACTATAACTTATGCACACTTACCCATTATCTTAAATGAAGAAAATACAAAAATGAGTAAAAGAGAAGCGCATTCTTCTGTAAAATGGTTACTTGATCAAGGAATTTTACCTAGTTCTATTGCTAATTATCTTATCATGCTAGGCAATAAAACTCCTTGTGAAATTTTTACTTTAGAAGAAGCAATTGAATGGTTTGATATTACTAAAATTTCTAAAGCCCCTGCTAAATTTGATCTTAAAAAACTTTTACAAATTAATCGAGAACATATCAAAAGAATGCCCAATGAAAAACTCAACCAGCTTCTTAATCTTAATAAAGACCTAGCAGAACTTGCTAAATTTTATACTCAAGAAGCAAGCACCACTAAAGAACTTAAAGAAAAAATACAAACTATTTTTCAAATTAAAGATTATCAAGAATTTCAAACAGAATGTACGATTTTAAAAGATATTTTAAAAAGAATAACATTGTTTGAAAATTATGAAGATTTTAAAAAAGAACTTTTAAATCAAAGTGGTTTAAAAGGTAAAAAATTCTTTATGCCTTTAAGGATTATTCTTACAGGAAACACCTATGGTCCAGAACTTAGTGATCTTTATCCTTATATAAAACAATTTATTCATGAACTAGCAAGGATTTAA
- a CDS encoding flagellar hook-length control protein FliK — protein MINTQITSQISNLQKNDSKTDNNTLKDKTGSKNSSKQSLTEVLKENLTSNKNINKEEITPNFSSNQINEKLKELINKLLNQINAQKNPNSPMLKQGKNLNLAPNFANELKNLSTELAKNDIFTQVLNKLNTILKPASEIKNDNLAPLLKNSGVFLEAKLKDALNEELLPKSFHSLLSAIKGLSNKELSNKIAQLADTNLSPKDALKELKNIIDHYQNQNKTILNKSSFKILLQLSTKLENFKNYISKNPSHAQEKIIPLAHKISKELNSIKHHFSKTLNKSENLLIKDTTILKQVANAFEKLENTLKNILERGNLKNQNKIHLTQNSIHEQNPSKYKHQNIKENSIENKTKNSSQPDEKNHEINPNKQITSTEKKDNKDNDGKIKYQKNNHESNNIKENNTKQENEKNIENKVKDLKNNFKESHQINKDFTPNNKEYPKTNNIQNMQQNTSNNQNILKNQDFIQQNIIKNLAFSTENLDLNQAQDLSKHLNHLFIKINKSLLELDPQSQNAKSNQIELKHLEHKLNHSLKDLAQIKSKTNEDIADSLHHDVKSTLLQISNLAKNENNEAIYNQANRLLAQLEINQLMSLANDSINTYLPFSWEDLNDSKIIFRRGKKDKFFAQIKLEFAKLGNLEILLSLNNEKYIDINIMAENIEFRKTIYENAHTLKRNINKAGLLSGNFFIGDIIKNKFDAKNIKNLDLEIGMDKKV, from the coding sequence ATGATTAATACTCAAATCACAAGTCAAATTTCTAATCTACAAAAAAATGATTCAAAAACAGATAATAATACCCTAAAGGACAAAACTGGTTCAAAAAACAGTTCAAAACAAAGTCTTACAGAAGTTTTAAAAGAAAATTTAACTTCAAACAAAAATATAAATAAAGAAGAAATTACACCTAATTTTAGCTCAAATCAAATTAACGAAAAATTAAAAGAACTTATCAATAAACTTCTAAACCAAATTAATGCTCAAAAAAATCCTAATTCACCTATGCTTAAACAAGGAAAAAATTTAAATTTAGCACCCAATTTTGCAAATGAATTAAAAAATTTAAGCACAGAACTTGCAAAAAATGATATTTTTACACAAGTTTTAAATAAACTCAATACTATTTTAAAACCTGCTAGTGAAATTAAAAATGATAATCTTGCCCCTTTATTAAAAAACTCGGGAGTGTTTTTAGAAGCTAAGTTAAAAGACGCCTTAAATGAAGAATTATTACCTAAAAGTTTTCATTCTCTTTTAAGTGCTATTAAAGGACTTAGCAATAAAGAACTTAGTAATAAAATAGCTCAACTTGCTGATACTAACTTAAGTCCAAAAGATGCCTTAAAAGAACTAAAAAATATTATTGATCATTATCAAAACCAAAATAAAACAATCTTAAATAAAAGTTCTTTTAAAATACTTTTACAATTAAGCACTAAATTAGAAAATTTTAAAAATTACATCAGTAAAAATCCAAGCCACGCTCAAGAAAAAATTATCCCTTTGGCTCATAAAATATCAAAAGAATTAAATTCTATAAAACATCATTTTTCTAAAACTTTAAATAAATCAGAAAATCTTCTTATTAAAGATACAACCATTTTAAAGCAAGTTGCTAATGCTTTTGAAAAACTTGAAAATACTTTAAAAAATATCTTAGAACGTGGCAATTTAAAAAACCAAAATAAAATTCATTTAACACAAAATTCTATTCATGAGCAAAATCCTTCAAAATATAAACATCAAAACATAAAAGAGAATTCTATAGAAAATAAAACAAAAAATTCATCACAACCTGATGAAAAAAATCACGAAATAAATCCTAATAAACAAATAACTTCAACAGAAAAAAAAGACAATAAAGACAATGATGGTAAAATAAAATACCAAAAAAATAATCACGAATCAAACAATATTAAAGAAAATAATACAAAACAAGAAAATGAAAAAAATATAGAAAATAAAGTTAAAGATTTAAAAAATAATTTCAAAGAAAGTCATCAAATAAACAAAGATTTTACTCCAAATAACAAAGAATATCCTAAAACAAACAATATACAAAATATGCAACAAAATACATCTAATAATCAAAATATTTTAAAAAATCAAGATTTTATACAACAAAATATAATAAAAAATTTAGCATTTAGCACAGAAAATCTTGACTTAAATCAAGCACAAGATTTAAGCAAACATTTAAATCATCTTTTTATAAAAATTAATAAAAGTTTATTAGAACTTGATCCTCAAAGTCAAAATGCTAAATCAAATCAAATAGAATTAAAACACTTAGAACACAAACTCAATCACTCCCTTAAAGATCTAGCACAAATTAAATCCAAGACTAATGAAGATATAGCAGATTCTTTACATCATGATGTTAAATCTACACTTTTACAAATTTCTAATTTAGCTAAAAATGAAAATAATGAGGCCATATATAATCAAGCAAATCGCCTTTTAGCTCAACTTGAAATCAATCAACTCATGTCTTTAGCTAATGATTCTATTAATACTTATTTACCTTTTTCATGGGAAGATTTAAACGATTCTAAAATTATATTTAGACGTGGCAAAAAAGATAAATTTTTTGCTCAAATTAAACTTGAATTTGCAAAACTTGGAAATTTAGAAATTCTTCTTTCTCTTAATAATGAAAAATATATAGATATTAATATCATGGCTGAAAATATTGAATTTAGAAAAACCATTTATGAAAATGCGCATACTCTTAAAAGAAATATTAATAAAGCAGGGCTTTTAAGTGGAAATTTCTTTATAGGAGATATTATTAAAAATAAATTTGATGCTAAAAATATAAAAAATTTAGACCTTGAAATAGGCATGGATAAAAAAGTATGA
- a CDS encoding metallophosphoesterase produces MIFFIFSLGILLIFALANVYIYKRFIKKIIIFKHLHQFFAFIFILLFLAQAVFLAFRKEDYLGDMEYEILAMLYAPTYCLFFISLILDLIKLILLLKGKVYEKYHFIARLSFECMLIFIGFFLTYISINNALKIPQIHNVDINIADLEKNLKIAMLTDVHLGKNLHEDFLEKLITKVNSEKPDMVVIVGDLIDTDPKKLHYISKLNHLQSYYGTFYALGNHEYYHGVNQVLDLLKKHTNMKILVNQNLDLDVINIGAIADLAGLNKGFLGPDLARVKVDLNTSKPSILLTHQPKAALLYDLSDFDLVLSGHTHGGQIFPFMFLVKLQQGFIHGLYDLGGKTKLYVSSGAGFWGPSLRVFAQSEIVILNLKGKK; encoded by the coding sequence ATGATATTTTTCATTTTTTCTTTGGGCATATTATTGATTTTTGCTTTGGCTAATGTTTATATTTATAAAAGATTTATTAAAAAAATCATTATTTTTAAACATTTGCACCAATTTTTTGCTTTTATTTTTATTTTACTTTTTTTAGCACAAGCTGTATTTTTAGCTTTTCGTAAAGAAGATTATTTAGGTGATATGGAGTATGAAATTTTGGCTATGCTTTATGCACCTACTTATTGTTTGTTTTTTATAAGTTTAATATTAGATTTAATAAAGTTGATTTTGTTACTTAAAGGAAAAGTGTATGAGAAATACCATTTCATCGCACGTTTATCTTTTGAATGTATGCTTATTTTTATAGGATTTTTTTTAACTTATATAAGCATTAATAATGCTTTAAAAATACCTCAAATTCATAATGTAGATATTAATATAGCTGATTTAGAAAAAAATTTAAAAATAGCTATGCTTACAGATGTGCATTTGGGTAAGAATTTACATGAAGATTTTTTAGAGAAATTAATTACTAAGGTAAATTCAGAAAAACCTGATATGGTAGTTATAGTAGGTGATTTAATAGATACAGATCCTAAAAAATTACATTATATTTCCAAACTTAATCATTTGCAATCTTATTATGGAACTTTTTATGCTTTAGGTAATCATGAGTATTATCATGGAGTTAATCAAGTATTAGATTTGCTTAAAAAGCATACTAATATGAAAATTTTAGTAAACCAAAATTTAGATTTAGATGTGATTAATATTGGAGCAATTGCAGATTTAGCAGGTCTTAATAAGGGTTTTTTGGGTCCTGATTTAGCAAGAGTAAAAGTAGATTTAAACACGAGTAAACCTAGTATTTTGCTTACTCATCAACCTAAAGCAGCTTTGCTTTATGATTTAAGTGATTTTGATCTTGTTTTAAGTGGACATACTCATGGTGGACAAATCTTTCCTTTTATGTTTTTGGTTAAACTCCAACAAGGTTTTATTCATGGACTTTATGATTTAGGAGGAAAAACCAAGCTTTATGTTAGTAGTGGGGCAGGATTTTGGGGTCCAAGCCTTAGAGTCTTTGCTCAAAGTGAAATTGTAATTTTAAATTTAAAAGGAAAAAAATGA
- a CDS encoding FlhB-like flagellar biosynthesis protein → MNEIKKSVKKAVALAYQKEKHTAPKVLASGKGESAAKIIALAKEHGVPIKEDEDLIEILSKLDLGDEIPPNMYKAVAEIFAFIYQMANKTPKT, encoded by the coding sequence ATGAATGAAATTAAAAAATCAGTAAAAAAAGCAGTTGCCCTAGCCTATCAAAAAGAAAAACATACAGCACCTAAAGTTTTAGCTAGTGGCAAGGGTGAGAGTGCGGCTAAAATCATTGCTTTAGCCAAAGAACATGGTGTGCCTATTAAAGAAGATGAAGACTTAATAGAAATTTTAAGCAAACTTGATTTAGGTGATGAAATTCCACCTAATATGTATAAAGCTGTAGCTGAAATTTTTGCTTTTATTTATCAAATGGCAAATAAAACACCTAAAACTTAA
- a CDS encoding phosphatidylserine decarboxylase, whose amino-acid sequence MSFSKQSSRLFGFVSKCKFPKFIQKIINEKYVNYFKIDMSEFKNSYEYDSLNALFTRSLEIPRKLDEGFISPCDGKILECGHTFLAKEEHFAFSIKGCTYSVEELLRDNFEKEELKNGLDYVNIYLSPKDYHRYHSPCNMQILSASYISGMLYSVNEKSLKHVGNLYVKNERVSLKCQTQKGIFWLVFIGAQNVGKMRFNFDASIQTNAKISHNFTRKYTDLMISKAQELGNFELGSTIVLISQKGLFDYKLKIEQNVKFGEKIAD is encoded by the coding sequence ATGAGTTTTTCAAAGCAAAGTTCAAGATTATTTGGTTTTGTATCAAAATGTAAATTTCCAAAATTTATACAAAAAATAATTAATGAAAAATATGTAAATTATTTTAAAATTGATATGAGTGAATTTAAAAATTCCTATGAATATGACAGTTTAAATGCACTTTTTACAAGATCTTTAGAAATTCCAAGAAAACTTGATGAAGGCTTTATTAGTCCTTGTGATGGTAAAATTTTAGAATGTGGTCATACTTTTTTAGCTAAAGAAGAGCATTTTGCTTTTTCTATTAAAGGCTGTACTTATAGTGTTGAAGAACTTTTAAGGGACAATTTTGAAAAAGAAGAATTAAAAAATGGACTTGATTATGTTAATATTTATCTTTCCCCAAAAGATTATCATCGTTATCATAGTCCTTGCAATATGCAGATTTTAAGTGCAAGTTATATAAGCGGGATGCTTTATAGTGTAAATGAAAAATCTTTAAAACATGTTGGTAATTTATATGTAAAAAATGAAAGAGTTAGTTTAAAATGTCAGACTCAAAAAGGTATTTTTTGGCTTGTTTTTATTGGGGCACAAAATGTGGGTAAAATGCGTTTTAATTTTGATGCAAGCATACAAACTAATGCAAAAATTTCTCATAATTTTACAAGGAAATATACAGATTTGATGATTAGTAAAGCACAAGAATTGGGTAATTTTGAATTAGGATCCACCATCGTTTTGATTTCTCAAAAAGGTCTTTTTGATTATAAGCTTAAAATAGAGCAAAATGTAAAATTTGGAGAAAAAATTGCTGATTAA